A region from the Aricia agestis chromosome 12, ilAriAges1.1, whole genome shotgun sequence genome encodes:
- the LOC121732202 gene encoding uncharacterized protein LOC121732202 — protein sequence MANLKRMIKAKFPNEDMSDFLNESQFLPESPKKKQTKRRKTESVEGDFKITPVIPKKDKTSGNDEVWSETRQKLINVLATQFETRKQIKNNLHKGFTDVLNQMEADYNALKDNEQKLEHLTSSFLKCMQQATAAHKQKIKSFQDIYSTFEKECEKAETTQKKEINKFAEDLEEDMNKLKEKLVSEYKRNSWEALRRSFFQAMQNDY from the exons ATGGCGAATCTTAAAAGAATGATAAAGGCTAAATTTCCCAATGAAGATATGAGCGATTTTCTGAATGAATCGCAATTTCTTCCAGAATCTCCTAAAAAGAAACAAACTAAAAGACGAAAGACTGAATCTGTTGAAGGAGATTTTAAAATAACTCCAGTAATACCTAAAAAGGATAAAACGTCTGGAAACGacgaagtttggagtgaaaccAGACAGAAACTAATTAATGTTTTGGCTACACAATTTGAAACTAG GAAGCAAATCAAAAATAATCTTCATAAGGGTTTCACAGACGTCCTGAACCAGATGGAGGCAGACTACAACGCCTTGAAAGACAATGAACAGAAGTTGGAGCATCTCACCAGCTCTTTCCTGAAGTGCATGCAGCAGGCCACTGCAGCACATAAGCagaaaatcaaatctttccaaGATATTTATTCGACGTTCGAAAAAGA ATGTGAGAAAGCAGAGACAACGCAGAAgaaagaaattaataaattcGCTGAAGATTTAGAGGAAGATATGAATAAACTGAAAGAGAAATTGGTGTCAGAATACAAACGAAACAGCTGGGAAGCGCTGCGCAGATCGTTCTTTCAAGCGATGCAAAATGATTATTAA